Within Xiphophorus hellerii strain 12219 chromosome 10, Xiphophorus_hellerii-4.1, whole genome shotgun sequence, the genomic segment CAGAAAGCAGGAAGCACATGAAGCGGATATTTGGCCATAGTTTTCACTCTGTCACGACCTTCCTGAAAAGACAGCATGCAGCAGGCGgctggctgctgctgtttgttccaCACCATTACTGGGAGGAAACTGCGCTGATTCCGCACATCTATGCGGCCCTTTTCTCTGCTGAAGCTCCCAGTATTGCTTTCCTAATATGGGCTTCCTGTATAATCCAGGATGCAATTAGAAATTCTAATAATCACATAtgaagctttgtttttgttgtgtgtttatttcttcatattttcattttaatattccGTTTCAGTTTGCTCTGCTTTCTGTCTGTATTGTTCAATTGTTGTTTTCCTGTGAAACATCTaacatccagcagcagcagcaaaactaAAGCGGGAACCGTCTGATTGGGCCGGGTCACCGAACAGAACCCAGCTGATaatgcaggtgtgtgtgtgtgtgtgtgtgtgtgtatgaaggGAAGCCCCTGCTGTGGAGCCCGTTTATCCAGCGGCCCCTACACAAGAGAAAGGGAGGCCAGGTCCGGTTCTCCAACGACCAGACCGTCGAACTGGAGAAGAAGTTCGAGACGCAGAAATACCTGTCCCCTCCGGAGAGGAAGCGTCTGGCCAAGATGCTGCAGCTCAGCGAGAGACAGGTGAGAAGGCCGAACCCGCCCAGAACCGACCGAACTTTGTTTCATCTCAACCTTTTTCCTCCGGGAAGACGGGAGCTCTGTCTGTCTGgcttcaataataataataataataataataataataataataataataataataataataataataataataataataataataataattaattgttttaaatatatatacaatcgaaaaagctttaaaaattcTATAAGCCGCTGAATTCACCTCAAAGTTATgcggttttttgtttttcatttagtcataAACGTTAGCTTCGTATTCGATTTGAAAATGatatttgatctgtttttatctAAACTTGGACAATTATTTCTCCCCTTTTTATTTCTGACCGGGACAAACAGCAACGCGACCCGCTGCGGCTCCGCTGGTTTTCACTGGCGCTAAAAATAAACGACGATTATAAATCCAAATTTTCCATatgggtatgaataattttgggatTACTAACTGTGAATGtactaaattttttttacacaatttaaaacaatagttgtttaattttaaagtcatttctTAATGCGAGAGGACTGACTGAACAGCAGTTCAGAAATCTCTCGTTCAGTTCGGGCTGGATGGGCTTGACCTCCTGGACTGATATCGTTCAGTCTTTTTAAGAGATTCTCATGCTTTATGTTTAGTgaaattaaactattttaaagtgtgtttattattattatttgaccTTTATTCATACAGGTTTTCTCATTCCAGCAGTATAACTCAGGCTCTCCGCTGCAGGTTAACCTCagtaaataaaagcatcaaGTCTGATGAGCTGCAGGAGAATCCTCCTCCTGACGGGCGGAGAGGATTGTCCTAAAaattcaaaagataaaaaaaatcaaacgaCACAACTTTCGGCCAAGTCATTTATTTTGagttgaattttaatttgacatttttcaattcAAGTCTTTATTTTAACCATTAAATGAATCTATCCCATGTGTCATTTTTGCATTTCCcgttcacattttttcacaacactataattaataaatgttctttttttttattccttgaTGTTGAAGTTTCAGGTTTCAGTGTTTACCAGTAAACTGACTGACTTGAAGCGCTTTTCTAATCATCCCGACCAAAGCAAGCTCTTTACACCGATAGTATATGAATCAGtagtgaaattattattattattattattattattattattattattattattattattattattattattttagaggCACATGACAACAGACAAACCGAACAGAGCAGCAGTCCCATGCATGTGTCATGGTGCTTATGGCATAAGCTAATTTGCAGCTATTGTCCCTACATGGGCTTTTCTAATCTAAAAACTATTAGTAAGTGAAATAGTAATTAAGTGAAAGTTTAGAGCCCTCTGGGCAGCACTTTAGGCCTGCTCTTCCCACGGACCCACAGTGAGCCTACATGAGGGTCATTCTtctaaaatatctattttttgcCGATTTtacatccaaaacaaaacaaatccagcATGCACACGTTCAATGTCCACCTGTCGATAAAACCAGcagacaacaacttcaaaactAAGAAAATTACGCATTTATTATCATTGATAAAGCGAGGACAGGAACTTCCGTTCATAGCAATAGAAAAGCAATTCTATTTTCTAATAATTCTTTGACCttttataaaatacagtatatgaaTTTGTGTCCAGTGGAAACAGGCAGTGAAGAGACAGCTAAGAATGATCAGTGATCATACGGGCTACTTTCTATTCTATTGTTTTAAGCTAAGACCTAGCCTGTGTTTAAATTGTATAgcgattattatttttttattgatattgttatgctttattatttgatattatttttaaatagtacAAATTTGAATCACATCATAATTTGTCAACTTTGTTTTCTAAGTGTTAAACATTATATTGACtttctttgttgtttaattctgagaatgtgacaaataaaaatttgtgaCATGACAGGCAAAGAACATCcgagtgtttttgtgtttcaggtGAAGACGTGGTTTCAAAACCGACGAGCCAAGTGGAGAAGATTAAAACAGGTGAAGAGCTTTTTAAACAAAGTCAGTATAGAAACATCCGTGTGGGCTTTAAATCCATCTTCCTATCTGTGGCAGGAAAATCCCCAGGGCGGCAAGCGGGAGGTGGAGGACGACAGCGCGCTCGGGAGGAACTGTAAGTCGGATAAATTGACGGAGCAGGTGGGGATCCAGAGCCTGGAGCACCGGCAGACAGGCCCAACCCCACTCCTGACCCCCGGGGGTCACCGTGTGCACTCTGGGTCTGTACAGTCCCCCACGGAGCTGGACTCTGATGTGTCCGATGATTCAGACCAGGAACTGGATATAGAAAATAACAGTGAGTTAACACTAAACCCATAATTGTGCAGCGTAGGTCAGACGGCCTCTCAGTGTTCCGGCTGGACGATGAACTCTGTTtctaaaacttgttttatgtgCCTTCCTGGGAAGTAGGAATGCAGAAATAAGTTCAAATAAAAGACTCAGCCCGGacttggaaatgttttcagttttttgactGAACCTTGTATTGCTTTATCTCCAGCCATGGCTAATGCTGCTTTCTGCAGCTCTGATTCACAGATCTATTTAACATTCAGTCATCAGCTCTGTGTTTACCTCTTGTATATCATGTATAATAGTTTTTGGGTTGCATTAGTAGTGACTACTAACGATCACTGTAAATATATGGTATTTCCCTCTATCTTTTATTGTGTATGTTCAAATTGTTGTATACAAATGAATAATCAGTGAAGCTTACAATGTACTTTTGGAGTCATGTTTAAGAGTCCGTTTTCTTacctgaataaaaacatgttagcttacatttaacataaatgtcatttttgttaatcaggacaaaactgcttttaaagaaaatctatttttaatttaccgTTAGCTGTATGACTGGATTTTTACAGTTTATGAACTTCAAATACATGAATAGtactaataaataataataataaataaataataatctacatttaaatgataaaatatattaacaaaggaaaaataccaatgtatatattttcttaatatGATAACTTGGATATTAATCCTGCTGTTTACATAGTTTTAGTTGACTAAGGTGCACAAATGTATTTGTATGAAAACTACTTTGAaccatatttttaatcaaattagaTGTTTATCTCGATGTGTAAAATCTGTGCAGAGTTCAAAGAAGACTTATTTGTATGGATTTTAGTAAACTgactttgtttcagtttttgttttgtctttttgctctTTATTCTTGTTGCACTATTGATCATAGAAAAGATTCCATAATCCCAAACATCTGAGCGGCTCTGTCCAAATGTTCTTTAGCTCCTGTCTCAGTAATTGTGATATtaccagaacacacacacacacttccatCTTTTAATTTAAACCTAATCACCGTTCTTCACTGAGCTGCTTCTCTTTGTCCCCAGATGTTGAAATAAAGACAGCCACAGATTAGCGAGCCATTCGGTCCATGTCAATTGTTGTCCCATCACCACATCCAACTTCAAATAGCTTATCAAGCTGCCATGCAAACAATATGAGTGGGACTTTTTCAGTGAGTAGATTAGGTTAATGATTGAGTGAACCTTCAGAGAAGCAGGAACAGAGAGAGCTGATAGACATGCGACACAAACCCGGGTTGTTCACATGCAGGACATTTTcacaggaataaaaaaatgagCAGATTTCAAAATAATCCTAAAAATTCTGTAAATGCAACCCAGACCTGTGACTGTGTGTAATAATGTGATGCATATCCAGTAATCAGCTCGTTTGGGTGACATTACCGAGGTTCAATGGCCTCCACATGCAGGACTATTCTACAGTCAACAGAACATTCATTGATCTCAGCTTCTGTATTGTGTAATGGTTCACAAATTGTGCAGAGTAAAGTCAACATTCGAAGGAAAGCACACACAGTTGGTAGGTGAAATGTTCAGCagccatacacacacacacacacacacacacacacacacacacacacacacgcacacacacgcgcacacacgcccacacacacaaatacaaaggaTATTGATAAAGAAATCAGCAGTGATCACAgaggtttgttttctgacaTGATAAAAAAGAAAGCGGCTTTTATGTGAAGCTGATGGGTTTAAGCAGAGCCAGTCTTCCTCGTTTGGTCAATTCAAGCACCAAATGAAGAACAAATACAAGGTGATTAGAGTCTAATGACTAattcacacacatacatttcAATGGAATGTTTGAAGAGGTAATGAATGAGTGAGGAGTATTGTCAGTCAGCCCAGTGTGTGAGAGCAAGGTGAAATCTGACTGTCAATGTTTCCCTATGAGAACACTAACTGTAATCAGAAAACGGACAGTTATgtctttatttgttcatatgTAACGCTCAACATGTTTAATGAGGAGGACTTGGAACTGAAAGataatcagataaataaaaaatcagatcCCAGTGAGCTGGAGTGTTTTAATGAGACATTTATCAACACTTCCTTTTTATGCTCCCTGATTATGAAAGCTGTCATCTTGTACCAAATGTTCTCCTCCAGTGTATATTTGGGGGAGCAGTTTGTTGCCATGTTTCTATGAATGGCTGtccatttaaaagtaaaataatgtaatttatttattgcttgtttAGATATGGAGCTCAGTGACAGAGCAGAGtgaggaaataaaacagaactaaCTGAAGTGAAAATGATGAGAAACAATCAGATCCTGAAATTATATGGAGATTAGACAGAACAAGTCCACTAAAACACACCAACTATATTTTcctgtatgtgtgtgggtgtgtgtgtgtgtgtgtgtgtgtgtgtgtgtgtgtgtgtttggtggtATTGATGGACACAAGTTAATGTGTGGATATATTTGAACGACTGAGGAATGTGTTGACTGTTGACCTTGGCCAAATGGAAGCCATTATCTCCCCCTGCTGAGCCCCCGCAGCCCCCCTTCCCCGACTCTGTTAAACTGATAAATTAATGAGGGACAACATTGCTCACATCGATACTGGTGTCGCCAGCCGGGACAGAGGCGCATGTGGAGAGGacacacaacagaaaaaaatggcaaGACTTTGATGAGAAGCTACTGCTTAACTGTCTTTATGTCTAACCcaatttcatttgtttatttctcaaaGTCAAAAGAATATGAGTAAAGATAAAAGTCAAAAGCCAGTCCCTCCACTCTGAGCCAGCCGGCCTCCAACACTTTGACAATTAGAAACATCTGAAGGcagcctggtaaaaaaaaccctccttgttctacgctttgcttaGAACAAGGAGGGTTCTGGCTGTTGAGAATCGATTGCTTCCTTCtgtggacattttaaatttgaccaAATTGCTAACATTTGTCCATGATGTATGTAATGAGCCAGTTTGACACTATGAAGCCTACTGGAAGTTCCCTGTGCTGTAACCAACCGTCCTCCACTGTGAAGAAAGAACTGATCTAAATGAGGcaactccatccatccatccatccattttctaacacccttgtccctattGGGGTCGGGTAACCAACCAAGAggcagggttcaccctggacaggtcgccagtctgtcgcagggcaacacagagtcagacaggacaaacaaccatgcgcacacacacacctaggaagaatttagagagaccagttaacctgacagtcatgtttttagactgtgggaggaagccagagtacctggagagaacccaccatgcacagggagaacatgctaaCTTCATGCAGAAGgaccccaggctgggaatcgaatccaggaccttcttgctgctaatgttaattcaatattttggaAGTGTGACCAACATGGACTGATGGGCTTCGTTCACTTCTTCTGGTggcattgctaaaactacaggcaaaTTCTAAAACGGCGCAGAAAATTGACGTCATCCTTCTGTTCTCTGATTGGCCCGGTTGAACCTGGACTGCTAGAGGTTTTGGCCCACGATAGTATTTATTGTTCAAATCTAAACATGTCACAGAAGCAGaaatctaaaatctaaaatatgaaCCATTTGGATCACCTAGCAAGAACGGAAAGCCACAAGTGCCACAattaaatggatttttaaaaatcctaaaatagaGTTTTttcatgtgattatttttataaaacttgaCACCCGTGTGTCTGTTAATCCATTTTAtcttaagaaaataataactCTATAAACTTTCTTTAATTTAAGTCTTTTGCAACTATTTCATATCTATTTAGCCAGTTATGAGTTGCAGAACTTTGTGAATTTATAATATCTGTCCCCTGTCTAAAGTCACTCAGTGTGGCAAAAATATACTACAGAATAGGTGATTGGTCTACAGACGAGTTTCTGTGCAGAAACTCTTTGCATAAAAGGTGTCTTGTGTCAGGCCTAAGTGAAGACATTTTGCAAACAACTCATTCATGATCAGTTTCTGATTATTACTGTATGTGGAGGTGATTTCCTATGTCTTATAAAAATACTGTTCCTGTACAATCGGATGTTAGGGTTTTTAGTCAATgaccagtgatggcatagttactttaaaaaagtaactttaatcgaattactgattactccttgaaaaagtaactcagtttgattactgactacttgatttggaaagtaactaagttacattaaaagtaacttttttagttacttccagcagctgctaacaacaacgctgtgaaaatgacattgatttttgccaatacttaatcataagctattttataatggtaacatcaacaatgtgtctccacgtataaggttgaactgaaggggagattttttaatggttacagtacaaaaaacaacaaaaaaacccgttaataatttgtgcatgtttttgtgtgttccagtattgtctggaaaactctaagaaggatttaACCCCCACCCCCCCAAACGCATTACTGACATCACTGTCAATGACACACAAAAcactaaattatttcataatttactTCAGTAAGAAGAAATAATttcaagaaatatttatatttttatgtggtAAGTTTGATTCAAATTTTAATTAGATTCctcaatttaattatttcattgaGTAATAAATTAAGACCTTTAAAATACAttggaaaatatatttcatatacAGCTCATGTATATACAGCACAGTtcttgaaattttaaatatattatttcaaatGGGAAGAACCCAAAATGACGCACCATTATATATGCAACTGCCAATCTAAATAACACCACTGAGCTAGATTTAAATTTTAGGATATTTGCTCCTTCTTTACCAAATTCAGTTTATGTCTAGTGCCAATTCACAGCATATTGTCTTAAGGccctttacaaaaaaatggccattcatccattcattttcttcagcTTGTCCAGGTTCATGTTGCGGGGTAGCAGCCTAGTGAGgtccagacttccctctcctcagCCTCTTGGGgcagctcctctgggggaacCCCAAGGTATTCCCAAGTCAGCTGAGAACCATCGTCCCTCCAGGgagtcctgggtcttccccaggCATCCAGGAGGCAACCTGACCAGAAGCCTGAGTCACCTCCACTGGCTGCTTTtgacatggagaagcagcagctctactctgaaTCTCTaccagatga encodes:
- the hhex gene encoding hematopoietically-expressed homeobox protein hhex, with the protein product MLEETERRSASAAAHTMSVPLYAPTPIQPAHPTPFYIEDILGRTGSAAISSPSSSSSSCSTPVIPTPTLPSANSSFTSLISPYRTPIYEPTPIHPVLSHAALTATYGPVGAFSGSIYPFHQQQHRSMGEYAQALLRQDPLGKPLLWSPFIQRPLHKRKGGQVRFSNDQTVELEKKFETQKYLSPPERKRLAKMLQLSERQVKTWFQNRRAKWRRLKQENPQGGKREVEDDSALGRNCKSDKLTEQVGIQSLEHRQTGPTPLLTPGGHRVHSGSVQSPTELDSDVSDDSDQELDIENNSELTLNP